TTTATCAAGAATATGCTCGTTCTATGGGATTCAATACAGCAATACAAAACAGCCGACGTTCAAAAACATCAAGGGAGTTCATTGATGCAAAGTTTGCTTGTTCTAGATATGGAACAAAGCGAGAGTATGACAAGTCCTATAACCGACCACGTGCCAGACAAAATAAGCAAGACTCTGAAAATGGAACTGGTCGCCGGTCATGTTTAAAGACAGACTGCAAAGCAAGCATGCATGTTAAGAGAAGGCCAGATGGAAAATGGGTTATTCATAGTTTTGTGAAGGAGCACAACCATGAGCTTTTACCTGCCCAAGCTGTGAGCGAACAAACAAGAAAGATGTATGCTGCAATGGCTAGACAATTTGCTGAATATAAAAATGTTGTTGGCCTCAAGAATGACCCGAGAAACCCATTTGATAAGGGTCGGAATTTGGCACTGGAAGCTGCTGATGCTAAGATATTACTTGATTTTTGCACACAGATGCAGAATTTGAATTCCAATTTCTTCTACGCCATAGAAGTGGGTGAGGATCAACGTCTAAAGACTTTATTTTGGGTCGATGCCAAAAGTAGACTGGACTATGTTAATTTCTGTGATGTTGTCTCCTTTGATACTACCTATGTTAGGAACAAATATAAAATGCCTCTTGCGCTTTTTGTTGGAGTGAACCAACACTATCAGTTCATGTTACTTGGATGTGCTCTGCTATCAGATGAAAGTGGAATGACTTATTCTTGGCTAATGCAGACATGGCATAGAGCAATGGGTGGGCAATCTCCCAAAGTTATTATCTCCGATCAAGATAAAGCTTTAAAATCTGTTATATCAGATGTCTTTCCAAATGCTTATCATCGTTTCTTTTTGTGGAGCATCTTGGGAAAGGTAACTGAAAACTTGAGTCAAGTAATTAAACAGCATGAAAATTTTATGGCCAAATTTGAAAAATGCATCTTTAGGTCATGGACAAATGATGAGTTTATGAAAAGATGGTTGAAGATTCTTGATAGATTTGAACTCAGAGAGAATGAATTGATGCAATCATTGTATGAAGATCATGAATTGTGGGTACCAATCTACATGAAGGATGCTATTTTGGCTGGAATGTCAACTGCGCAGCGATCTGAGAGTATAAACTCTTACTTTGATAAGTATGTACATAAGAAGACCACTGTACAAGAGTTTCTGAAACAGTATGAATCAATTCTACAAGACAGGTACGAAGAGGAAGGGAAAGCAGATTCCGATACTTGGAACAAACAACCAGCATTAAAATCTCCATCCCCTTTAGAAAAGAGTGTCTCTGGGGAATACACACATGCAGTATTTAAGAAATTTCAAGTTGAGGTCTTGGGTGTAGTTGCTTGCCACCCAAAAATGGAATCCCAAAATGAGACAAGTGTTAGTTTTAGAGTTCAAGACTTGGAAAAGCAGCAAGATTTCACTGTTGTATGGAATCAAATAAGGCCAGAAATTAATTGCATATGTCGATTATTTGAGTACAAGGGTTATCTCTGTCGACATGCTCTGGTTGTACTTCAGATGTGTCAACAGTCTGCTATTCCATCCCAGTATGTTCTAAAGCGGTGGACAAAAGATGTGAAGAGCAGACATTTTCTGGGGGAAGAATCTGAACAGGTACAATCTAGGGTGCAAAGGTACAATGATTTGTGTAAACGGGCATTGAAATTGAGTGAAGAGGGATCATTGTCTCAAGAGAGTTACAATATTGCATTTCATGCTCTTGAAGAGGCTTTTGGAAATTGTATCAGTGCAAATAATTCTAGCAAGACTCTTGCAGAAGCGGGTACCTCGGCTGCTCATGGTTTGCTCTGCATTGAAGAAGATAATCAGAGTAGGAGTTTGAACAAGacaattaagaaaaaaaatccaactaaGAAAAGAAAGGTCAGTTGTTAATAATACCTGGTTCAGATTTTTATGTGGATCTGATTTGTAGTTCATTTTTATGACAATTTCTCAATATGCAGGTGAACTCAGAGCAGGAGGTTACAGCTGTTGGGGCAGAAGACAACTTGCAACAAATGGTTCGTGTAATTTGTAGGGtgtttttattcaaaataattttatgtattCTTACGCAAATTGTTTTGCTTTTGTGGTTATTACTGTTGTCATGATGGTTCTAGTACCACTCATTTTTGGTATTGAAGAATGCATAACTGATGTTTTCTAACTAGTGGCATTTCACTTGTAGGAGAAATTGAACTCAAGAACAGTAACATTAGATAGCTATTATGGAGCGCAACAAAGCGTGCCAGGGATGGTAGGATTTCCTCTGAATTTAAGTTACGTGCCTATGGCAATGCAGAATGATTTTGCCGATCCATTTGGCGTTTCATGTCTTTGCAGGTGCAACTGAACCTGATGGCTCCAACACGAGATAATTACTATGGGACTCAACAGACCATGCAGGGGCTGGTATgtcaaacaaaagatttagtTTGCTAATATAGTGATGCAGTTTCATATGGTTTGCTTATTATGAAAATTGGGTTTCATATTTATAGGGACAGTTGAATTCGATAGCACCAAGCCATGATGGCTACTATAATGCACAGCAAAGCATCCATGGATTGGTACTTTTATCTTGATTGTGGTTTATACTTTATAGTTTCTGAGTAGTGCTGCGTGCAGGGTTTGAAATGACAATGCTTTTATGGTTGCAGGGGCAAATGGATTTCTTCCGTACACCAACGGGTTTTGCTTATGGAATTAGGGTAAGTTTGCCGGACATGGTTTCAACTTTTCTGATGTCGAAACGTAGTTTTCTTATGGAAGgatttttgtttctttcttaCAGCAGGATGAACCCAATGTAAGAACTGCACAGCTGCATGACAATGCATCGAGACATGCATGAAGAGAACCTTGATCACTATGAAGGTAGGTCACTATGATAATTACCACCATCTCCTGAATCTAGGTCAAAATTACcgtttttaactttaaaattccACACGGAAAACAGTAATTCCGATTCTATTGAAATCGTATACATATGAAATAGGGATGAAAatgttttggtttgattgtaGATAAGGAGGAAGAAGATTTGTTTTTGTGGTGCAGACTGAAGTGAAGAAAGCTGCTTTAGTGTTTGTAAAATAAGATAGCATAGGACTCAGAGTTTCACCGTTTAGTGAAATCCCTGCTTATATTATTGTAATAGTAAAATATTTTAGATGAATTGGGTCCTTCCATTTTAGCTAAACCAAACCTTATTTATACTAAAAATGGAGTTCCACGATGTAGATAATCTGATTTTCCCATATTCTTTCTgcaacaattttaatttattaggaTCAAACTGTGACTAAACCCAAGTGCAAATCTGATAGCTTAACAgcgatattttttaaaaaaaacttttctGCTTCTCTCTGTCGCGAGGTAAAAATATTATGGTACTGTTTTGAAGATATCATTTTAGAAATTCCCGGTTTTGTGGTTCGCGTTTTTCTAAACCTCCGAATCCCCTTGAACCGTGCACACTAAATACTGCTTTCTATCTACATCCAGAAGTATGATAGTCGGGATGAAAGTAACTATTTTAAAACATAGAAGTCAAATTAAAATTCACAGAAGATCGTTGGGTTACTTTAGGGTTATTTCATTTTTACATAGTAAATATTACAAACACTTGTAATAgataaattatactaaaaataaatgtaaatgtaCAAGATTCTTTTTTAATCATTGAATTACACAATGTCTTTAAAACCGGACTGGAAAGCGAACCGGCTTCATTAGGGGTTCATGGTTGACCGGTTCAACCGAGTTGAAtaggatttttttaattttaataaatataaatgatttaaattaaaaatgcttagttttataaatgaaaaaatgaaaaaaatatttatataatttttttaatattttactatagaaaatacaattataataatcaatgtttagaaatatataaaatagttactcTCTATGAGgaaaaagaatgatttttttcattttaataataataattattagatttaaaattatatagtcaaaatttataaataaaaaatataatggtacatttaattaaaaaaataattattaaatatgtgaAGTGTAattacaattaataaatatttaagtgtaaataaaataattttattgtataaaaaattgaatttttttttataaaacaataataattacttTCAGTGgtcaaattcaataaataaaaatatagtaatatatttaaatttaaaatatatattaaattttattgtgtggaatttattaataataataaatattttaagaatatatagAATAGTTCATGTGTATAAGAGAAAGAAATTGTGCGAGTAAGAGAGAGAAAATGTTgtgtaagaaaaaaaaagtgttgTGTAAGAGAGAAATAAATGTGTTGAAAAATTGACATATATGTAGGGACAACATAAATTTGTTTAGGACAAAAGATGACTTTTCAActcattttttcaaaaatccGGATTCATCCAGCTCCTAAAATAGAAGCAGTTGATTGCACTTGAACAGAAAAGTGACAAACCCATGACATTATGTTTGGTTATGGGCCGACTAGCTTTGCACAAGTTGATCATGTCGTATATCCTGATGTCGGCCCATATCTTGCCGAAGTGAGGTTTGAGTATGTTTACCCAGTTTTGATACCCATGATGTTCTATTGGCTAGGTCCTGAGGTGGTGTTAACCCAAATTGAGGAATGGTGAGGAAGAGAAAAGCGTGGTGGGGCTTCGTCATGAAAAAGGGAAGCCAATTTGCACAACTGACTAGGCGAGGTGAGAATGGGGCCGACACATAATTGGTTCTCGTCGGCATCGACAATTACCTTGAAGTCGGTGTTTGGAACAGCAGCACGTGCTTCGGCGATCTTGGCAGTGACTTGAGCAGCGAGTTGGTAGTTGGGAGCATTCATAGTAGCTTTAAGAAGAAAATCGCCCGATTAGCAAAAGGAAAATAAGAAAGACGAAGAATAGAAGGCGATTACTTACCACAATTTTTGAGATTGCAAAAAGTTGCAAGAGATTGGAGAGAGA
This window of the Mercurialis annua linkage group LG5, ddMerAnnu1.2, whole genome shotgun sequence genome carries:
- the LOC126680799 gene encoding protein FAR-RED ELONGATED HYPOCOTYL 3 isoform X2; protein product: MDIDLRLPSGEHYKDNDEPNGIDNMLNEEKLHIGDLGSGNIVDVAEEVHSMEGGGMTSSMVEFKEETSLEPLSGMEFESHGAAYSFYQEYARSMGFNTAIQNSRRSKTSREFIDAKFACSRYGTKREYDKSYNRPRARQNKQDSENGTGRRSCLKTDCKASMHVKRRPDGKWVIHSFVKEHNHELLPAQAVSEQTRKMYAAMARQFAEYKNVVGLKNDPRNPFDKGRNLALEAADAKILLDFCTQMQNLNSNFFYAIEVGEDQRLKTLFWVDAKSRLDYVNFCDVVSFDTTYVRNKYKMPLALFVGVNQHYQFMLLGCALLSDESGMTYSWLMQTWHRAMGGQSPKVIISDQDKALKSVISDVFPNAYHRFFLWSILGKVTENLSQVIKQHENFMAKFEKCIFRSWTNDEFMKRWLKILDRFELRENELMQSLYEDHELWVPIYMKDAILAGMSTAQRSESINSYFDKYVHKKTTVQEFLKQYESILQDRYEEEGKADSDTWNKQPALKSPSPLEKSVSGEYTHAVFKKFQVEVLGVVACHPKMESQNETSVSFRVQDLEKQQDFTVVWNQIRPEINCICRLFEYKGYLCRHALVVLQMCQQSAIPSQYVLKRWTKDVKSRHFLGEESEQVQSRVQRYNDLCKRALKLSEEGSLSQESYNIAFHALEEAFGNCISANNSSKTLAEAGTSAAHGLLCIEEDNQSRSLNKTIKKKNPTKKRKVNSEQEVTAVGAEDNLQQMEKLNSRTVTLDSYYGAQQSVPGMVQLNLMAPTRDNYYGTQQTMQGLGQLNSIAPSHDGYYNAQQSIHGLGQMDFFRTPTGFAYGIRDEPNVRTAQLHDNASRHA
- the LOC126680799 gene encoding protein FAR-RED ELONGATED HYPOCOTYL 3 isoform X1; the protein is MDIDLRLPSGEHYKDNDEPNGIDNMLNEEKLHIGDLGSGNIVDVAEEVHSMEGGGMTSSMVEFKEETSLEPLSGMEFESHGAAYSFYQEYARSMGFNTAIQNSRRSKTSREFIDAKFACSRYGTKREYDKSYNRPRARQNKQDSENGTGRRSCLKTDCKASMHVKRRPDGKWVIHSFVKEHNHELLPAQAVSEQTRKMYAAMARQFAEYKNVVGLKNDPRNPFDKGRNLALEAADAKILLDFCTQMQNLNSNFFYAIEVGEDQRLKTLFWVDAKSRLDYVNFCDVVSFDTTYVRNKYKMPLALFVGVNQHYQFMLLGCALLSDESGMTYSWLMQTWHRAMGGQSPKVIISDQDKALKSVISDVFPNAYHRFFLWSILGKVTENLSQVIKQHENFMAKFEKCIFRSWTNDEFMKRWLKILDRFELRENELMQSLYEDHELWVPIYMKDAILAGMSTAQRSESINSYFDKYVHKKTTVQEFLKQYESILQDRYEEEGKADSDTWNKQPALKSPSPLEKSVSGEYTHAVFKKFQVEVLGVVACHPKMESQNETSVSFRVQDLEKQQDFTVVWNQIRPEINCICRLFEYKGYLCRHALVVLQMCQQSAIPSQYVLKRWTKDVKSRHFLGEESEQVQSRVQRYNDLCKRALKLSEEGSLSQESYNIAFHALEEAFGNCISANNSSKTLAEAGTSAAHGLLCIEEDNQSRSLNKTIKKKNPTKKRKVNSEQEVTAVGAEDNLQQMEKLNSRTVTLDSYYGAQQSVPGMVQLNLMAPTRDNYYGTQQTMQGLGQLNSIAPSHDGYYNAQQSIHGLGQMDFFRTPTGFAYGIRQDEPNVRTAQLHDNASRHA